The following proteins are encoded in a genomic region of Corylus avellana chromosome ca4, CavTom2PMs-1.0:
- the LOC132179785 gene encoding probable aquaporin NIP-type: protein MSSQDITKVEVEDDSSLNTNGNSGVCNSSEMVQLVQKVIAEVIGTYFLIFAGCGSVAVNKIYGSVSFPGICIVWGLIVMVMIYSVGHISGAHFNPAVTITFAIFRRFPLKQVPLYIGAQMIGSILASATLCAVFPIDKKSFFGTTPVGSNFQSLIIEIIISFLLMFVICGVATDNRAIGELAGIAVGMTITLNVFVAGPVSGASMNPARSIGPAILMHIYKGLWVYILGPLVGTIFGGFAYNMIRFTDKPLRELTKSGSFLKSMSKK from the exons ATGTCTTCACAAGATATCACAAAGGTTGAAGTAGAGGACGACTCTTCTTTAAACACTAATGGAAATTCGGGAGTGTGCAATTCATCTGAGATGGTTCAGCTCGTTCAGAAG gtaATAGCTGAAGTCATTGGGACGTACTTCTTAATTTTTGCTGGATGTGGGTCGGTCGCGGTCAATAAGATATATGGTTCAGTATCATTTCCCGGAATTTGTATAGTATGGGGTTTGATTGTCATGGTCATGATTTATTCTGTTGGTCATATCTCCGGCGCCCACTTTAATCCGGCAGTCActatcacttttgcaatcttTCGACGATTCCCTCTCaaacag GTGCCTCTATACATCGGGGCGCAAATGATAGGATCAATTCTTGCTAGTGCCACGTTATGTGCTGTTTTTCCTATAgataaaaaatctttctttgGAACAACACCAGTTGGATCCAATTTTCAATCTCTCATTATTGAGATCATCATCTCatttcttttgatgtttgttattTGCGGCGTTGCCACTGACAATAGAGCG ATTGGAGAATTGGCAGGAATTGCTGTGGGGATGACAATAACCTTAAATGTCTTTGTTGCCGG GCCAGTGAGTGGAGCATCTATGAACCCTGCTAGGAGCATTGGGCCTGCCATTCTCATGCACATATACAAGGGACTTTGGGTTTACATACTTGGGCCCCTCGTAGGGACTATATTTGGTGGTTTTGCCTATAATATGATTAGATTCACTGACAAACCACTCCGAGAGTTAACCAAGAGTGGATCTTTTCTTAAAAGCATGTCCAAAAAATAG